The DNA region ACTGCTTCCGTGCGCACAAGGAGCTCGTCGAGGTCAAATGGTTTGGTGAGATAATCGTCCGCACCCATTTTAATGAGATCTATCTTTGTGCTCGTTTCGCTCTTCGCAGAAAGAATGATCACGGGAACGGAAGAAAACTCCCTTATCTTTTTAAGAACCATGTCCCCGCTCTGAAAAGGAAGCATAAGATCAAGTATCACAAGTGATATGTCCGTATTTTCACGCACCTGACGCACTGCCTCAAGTCCGTTAAGTGCTGAAAGTGTATCAAAACCTTCCGAGGAGAGATAATCACACACAAGGCGGTTTATCTGCTCATCATCCTCGGCTATAAGTATTTTCCTCATTGTCACCGAAGCCGTATATCAGCCTGCTCTGAAAACTGAAAAGAACGGGATCGCTATCGCACCAATGAACATGAGTCCTGCAACGACAAGGATAAGTATCCTTAAAACCATGCTTTTATTTGAAGTACTGCTGCTGTAGCTGTATGCCGGTCTTTCACCAGCGCTGTTTGCATTTTCAGTTCTGGTATCTGCATTGTTTGCCGGCTTTACACTGTTTACTTTTCTTGGTTTTCTCTTTTTGTTGTTTGCCATTTAAAAAGCACCCCTTTTAATAAATTGCACAAGCACTTTTGATTCGGAGATCTTTAAGCGGGAAGTCCTGCTTTTCCCCTGTGCTTAAAACCATTACTTTCTTTTACGGCGTTCATAGCCCTGAGGCTTTCTTCTGCCGTGGTGATCGCCTCTTCTTGAAGAGCCGCTTCCGCCGTGACGCTGTTCCCTCTTTTCAGACTGCTGCTTCTCGCAGAGTTTTACTGAGACTTTTCTGCCGTTTATTTTGGTATTGTTGAGTGCATCAACAATGAATTCAGCATCGGCTATCGGCACTTCAACTGTTGAGTATTTGTCGAAAATATCTATCTTTCCGAAGCTCTTTCCCTGCATTCCTGTTGCTTCAACAAGTGCACCGAGAATGAAGTTCGGAGCTATTCTGCTTAACTTTCCGGCTGAGATCTCGATCTTGACAGCCTTGTCCTTTGTAAGCTTCTGACCGCCGCCGGCAGGTCTTGCCTTTTCCTTCTTGACTATCTTCGGGATCTCGAATTCAGGAATGTTCTTAAGTTCCTTGTTAAGTCTTAAGTTGATAAGGATCCCTGCGATTTCCTCGACTGAATATCCTTCCTTTGTAAGAATGTTCAGAATAACTTCAGCTTCCTCACGGAGAGGCTGTTCCGAAGCAGCCGTGATCCTTGAAACCACCTTGAGCATCTTGGATTCGATTATCTGACTGCGCTGCGGAAGTTCCTTTTCCTGTATCTCAGTCTTTATATATCTTGAAAGTGCGCGGAGATCACAGATCTGTTTGCGGTTGCTTATAAGAGTGTATGCTGTACCTGATTTTCCGGCACGTCCGGTTCTTCCGATACGGTGGATGTAATACTCGTTGTCCTGCGGGAGATCGTAGTTGAATACCACGTCAACGCCGCTTACATCGATTCCTCGTGCAGCTACATCAGTTGCGATAAGAATGTTTATTCTTCCTGACTTGAACTTGTCCATTACAAAGCTTCTCTGCTGCTGCTTCATGTCACCGTGAAGGCCGGCAGCCTTAAAGCCCTTTGCTGTAAGTGCATCGGTAAGTTCATCAACCATCTTCTTGGTGTTGCAGAAGATCATTGAAGCCTTTGGTTCATAAGCCATGAGAAGATACTGCATTGCTTCAGTCTTCATGCCGGCCGGAATGTCGAAATAGTACTGTTCTATCGTATCGACAGTTCTGTACTTCTGATCGATCTTTATAAGTTCAGGATCGTTCTGGTACTGGTTTGTGATAGCCATAATAGCCGGAGGCATTGTAGCGGAGAACATTATTGTCTGTCTTTCCTCCGGTATCTGCTGGAGAATGGTCTCGATGTCCTCACGGAAGCCCATGTTCAGCATTTCGTCTGCCTCGTCGAGAATGATCATCTTAAGGTTTTCAAGCTTTATCGTGCGCCTTCTCATGTGATCCATTACTCGTCCCGGTGTACCGACAACGATGTTGGCGCCCTTCTTAAGGTCGAGGATCTGTCTGTCCATGCTTGCACCGCCGTAAACGGCACACGGTTTTACCCATCCCATGTATTTTGAGAATTTCTTTATCTCATCGCAGGCCTGCATTGCAAGTTCTCTGGTCGGACAGAGAATGAGCACTTCAACGCCTTTTTTCTCGTATGATATACTTTCGATGGCAGGGATACCAAATGCAGCCGTCTTTCCTGTACCGGTATTTGATTTACCGATCACATCCTTACCTGTACGGATAAGCGGGATACTTTTAGCCTGTATCTCAGTTGCTTCGCTGAATCCCATGTCTTCGATGGCTCTGAGTACTTCTTCTGTCAAATGCAGTTCATTGAATTTCATATAATAATCGCAGTTCCTTCCTGTAAAAAAACAAGGGCGAACCTATGGCCGCCCACAATCAAATAATATGATAACATTAAATCAAGGTTATGTCAAGTGTTTTTTATTTTACATCAATAGCCTCTGTCCAGTATTCCTGGTTGTAGATGTCAGTGAATCTGTAGAGCACCTTGACTGCGCCGTCGCCTACAACTGTATCGCTTACCTTCATATCAGAAGTTACTGTCATCTTTTCACCAAAGTAGAAAGAGTCAACATATTTTCCGTCATACGTGTAATAGTCGCAGACGAAATCAAGCTCATCGCCGGCTTTGAGTTCGGTAAGGTTCTTGGCAACTGCATCTGTCTCACCGTCAATGTAGTCTGTTGAAGCGCCTGCGATGAATCCGTTTTTGCCGTCCTCAAAAACAAGTATCAGGTTTACTCTTTCACCGTTGAGGAATGCAGGGACGTAACCGGAAACTGTGAAATTCTTACCGTCATCTGTTGTATCAGTGTGATAGTACGCAACAGGCTGGCCGTTGATGGATACCCATGTCTTGTCGGTATCAGCAACGAGGTCGCCGGCATCTGTAAAGTCGAATACGTTGTCAGTTCCGAGATCGATGTATCCGCTGCCGTCATCGTAGAACATGTTCTTGTCAAGTTCATGAACAAGTGCCCACTGGCTTTCTGACATTGAGATAGTGTACTTGTCACCGGAATTTTTCCAGATGAGGTTGTTCGTGTCGATCATGTTTGCTGCAAGATAGTTTGTTGTATCTTCATCAGACATCGGCATTTCCTTCATGAAGTCGATGTTTGAAAGATCGAGTCCTGCTACTGAACCGCCTGTAAGGCTTCCGAGAAGTGAATTCACAAGTGAACCGGAGCCGCCGGACATGAGCTGTGAAGCAATGTCTGATCCTGAAGGCATGAAGCTGTCGAGAAGTGATGATACAGGTGAACCAGCTGCTGAACCGCCTGCTGCGATCTGACCGCTTGTTTCAAGGCTTGCGAACTGTCTGATACAGCTTGCATAGTCATTGTCCATACCGATCTTGTTCATTGTGCTGCATGCGGAATCGACCTTTGAAGCTGCCTTGTAAGGGAAGTAGATCGATACGCCGTAGGCTTCAGTCATTTCTTTTGATGTCTGGTTGTACTTTACGGCACTCTTCAGAACTGAAGCAAGCTCCTTGGCTTCAGGTGTTCCTATGTTGTTTGCAAGGTGAACAAGGTCTACCTGATCTATTCTTGAACTCTGGGCAAATTCTCTTGTGTTGTATCTTGCGTCTGAGATCTGCTTGTAGTTCTTGTTCTTAAGTTCTGTACTTACTGACTGGGCAAAACCGCTCATCTTTGAAGGAACAGTGTTGATGAACTCGGCAAGGTCGATAACTGAAAGAGTTGTCTTCTGACCGCGGCACTGTGAAGCACATGTGCTTACAAAGTCGTCAACGATGTTCTTGCCGATGTCGAGTGTTGACATTGAAGGATTGTCGCCGAGATTTGTGAGCCAGTTCTTGTAGTACCAGCCGATACCCGGTTCTGTTTCCTCAGATGCGATAAGATAGTCTGCATACTTTTCAGCCATAAATGCTGTTTCAGCAGTAGCCATAAGGCATGCGTCAAAGCCGATGAAGTCGAATGTCACTCCGCCGTTCTTAAGAGCTGAGTCAAGCTTTGAAAGATCCATTGAACCCTTGTTTCTGTTGATCTCGTCATAGCCGTAGCCTGAAACTGATCCGCCGCCGTGATCCCAGAGAATAAGGTCGTTTCTGTTAGCCGGATAATTCTGAGCACAGTATTTGATAAATGAAGTAAGTGTTTCAGGATCAGTCATGGCCCCTGTGCCCATGTTCTTTTCGAGGCATCTGATGCCGCCGCTCTCGACCTTGTAGATCTGGTTTGATGAGCTGCTGATACCGTTTGTTTTCCAGCCTCTGCATCCGCCCGTGTAGACAATTACGTTTACATTGTCACCGAACTTTGCGGAAGCCATTTCCTGAAGGTCGTTTGTTGCCATGCCGTACTTGGACTCAAGGTCGGTACCGCACATATATACCATAAGAGTAACCTGATCAGCGCCGTTTCCGAGAATGTTTGTTCTCTTTTCGCGTGATCCTGCTGCTACGGAAGTATCAACTGCAGAGTAGTCAGCTGAGTAACCGACGCTGCCTGAGCTGCTTCCTGAGCTCACGAACGAATCCATGATGCCGTTGTTTCCGCCCATAAGATCGGAAACATCGATACCGCCGCCTGAGCCGCCTAAAAACTTAAGCAGGAAGTAACCTGCAATAAGTAAGACAGGAAGGCCTATTCCGCCTCTTGTGATCACTTTTCTTGATGTCGACGATCCGCTGCTGTGAGAAGAAAAGCTGCCCGAAGAACCTACCGGTCCTGTTCCGAGTCCTTCTCCCCTTCTGTGAGCGCCGCTTCCGCCGGAAGTAACATTTTTTTCACGCGAACGTGGTCTGTTATCCATTGAATCATTCTCCTTTTACTTATTTATGAATTTGTCTATAATATATCTCGGTCTCTGCTTTACTTCAGCATAGATCTTACCGACATATTCACCGATTATACCAAGGCACAGCAGCTGAAGTCCGCCTAT from Ruminococcus sp. HUN007 includes:
- a CDS encoding response regulator transcription factor is translated as MRKILIAEDDEQINRLVCDYLSSEGFDTLSALNGLEAVRQVRENTDISLVILDLMLPFQSGDMVLKKIREFSSVPVIILSAKSETSTKIDLIKMGADDYLTKPFDLDELLVRTEAVLRRSGGGDNADTEEQILSFKNLTLDLNSGTAEVCGRELALTVKEFAILALMLKNPAKIWSKANLFESVWGESYLSDDNTVKVHMSNIRAKIKKHDPDNEYIETVWGMGYRLLS
- a CDS encoding DEAD/DEAH box helicase, whose amino-acid sequence is MKFNELHLTEEVLRAIEDMGFSEATEIQAKSIPLIRTGKDVIGKSNTGTGKTAAFGIPAIESISYEKKGVEVLILCPTRELAMQACDEIKKFSKYMGWVKPCAVYGGASMDRQILDLKKGANIVVGTPGRVMDHMRRRTIKLENLKMIILDEADEMLNMGFREDIETILQQIPEERQTIMFSATMPPAIMAITNQYQNDPELIKIDQKYRTVDTIEQYYFDIPAGMKTEAMQYLLMAYEPKASMIFCNTKKMVDELTDALTAKGFKAAGLHGDMKQQQRSFVMDKFKSGRINILIATDVAARGIDVSGVDVVFNYDLPQDNEYYIHRIGRTGRAGKSGTAYTLISNRKQICDLRALSRYIKTEIQEKELPQRSQIIESKMLKVVSRITAASEQPLREEAEVILNILTKEGYSVEEIAGILINLRLNKELKNIPEFEIPKIVKKEKARPAGGGQKLTKDKAVKIEISAGKLSRIAPNFILGALVEATGMQGKSFGKIDIFDKYSTVEVPIADAEFIVDALNNTKINGRKVSVKLCEKQQSEKREQRHGGSGSSRRGDHHGRRKPQGYERRKRK
- a CDS encoding clostripain-related cysteine peptidase, with amino-acid sequence MDNRPRSREKNVTSGGSGAHRRGEGLGTGPVGSSGSFSSHSSGSSTSRKVITRGGIGLPVLLIAGYFLLKFLGGSGGGIDVSDLMGGNNGIMDSFVSSGSSSGSVGYSADYSAVDTSVAAGSREKRTNILGNGADQVTLMVYMCGTDLESKYGMATNDLQEMASAKFGDNVNVIVYTGGCRGWKTNGISSSSNQIYKVESGGIRCLEKNMGTGAMTDPETLTSFIKYCAQNYPANRNDLILWDHGGGSVSGYGYDEINRNKGSMDLSKLDSALKNGGVTFDFIGFDACLMATAETAFMAEKYADYLIASEETEPGIGWYYKNWLTNLGDNPSMSTLDIGKNIVDDFVSTCASQCRGQKTTLSVIDLAEFINTVPSKMSGFAQSVSTELKNKNYKQISDARYNTREFAQSSRIDQVDLVHLANNIGTPEAKELASVLKSAVKYNQTSKEMTEAYGVSIYFPYKAASKVDSACSTMNKIGMDNDYASCIRQFASLETSGQIAAGGSAAGSPVSSLLDSFMPSGSDIASQLMSGGSGSLVNSLLGSLTGGSVAGLDLSNIDFMKEMPMSDEDTTNYLAANMIDTNNLIWKNSGDKYTISMSESQWALVHELDKNMFYDDGSGYIDLGTDNVFDFTDAGDLVADTDKTWVSINGQPVAYYHTDTTDDGKNFTVSGYVPAFLNGERVNLILVFEDGKNGFIAGASTDYIDGETDAVAKNLTELKAGDELDFVCDYYTYDGKYVDSFYFGEKMTVTSDMKVSDTVVGDGAVKVLYRFTDIYNQEYWTEAIDVK